One stretch of Flavobacterium sp. 9 DNA includes these proteins:
- a CDS encoding Ig-like domain-containing protein: MKLKLLLIFAITLICNNAFSQKGLLISEILTNPNGDDSPLEYVELVATTTINFATTPYTVVFTDNGTATSNGWKAGSSVTYAFLINSGSVTAGQVVYVGGSSMLPLSQGGIALKTKNTGTTAGDSFGSKNTSGVLGNGGSNADAVAVFDVTASSISSSTVPVDALFFGDAVRSAFKSSGSGYQLPVNDKYNGGKLQTSSYLAPDPGSDELVKATSGVYNTSTNTFTTARTWALTSTTSYNSTSITIAGTPVGNVNPTITLATPTVSGNAPATVSLSATATDSDGTISKVEFFNGSTLLTSVTSSPYTYFWTNVAAGSYSITAKATDNSNNATVSSVKTVTVNSTVNVAPTLVFNTTASKFVSLSTTSAKVGCVMNNNTDPFIVSGLDITVTDDNLDGLTFSMTSSKTSVVPNANFTVTGTGNARKLRINPTGVGYSTLTLKVTDAQGGNKSITVNVAVSQALATASLKDIYHAGVADGSTAIPIDENYMFAADDETNVIKLFSRNNSGLSVYQFDVNQYLALSGTEVDIEASFRSTTKPNRIYWIGSLSNSKSGEARADRNRIFATDIVGTGANATLVFVGYYSNLRSKLITWGNNNGYNFTAKAATGIEPKRIDGFNIEGLEMGPDGTTLYIGFRAPYVGSGTNKALICPLQNFESWFGNGSPSANPVFGSPIELNLNNHGIRSLGKNASNNYIIVAGSYAATGTFELYSWNGQSATAPVLLNANLANLKPEGIVDVPADISGSFTLDLVSDLGSDIPYNDGLENKEVVEPNHRKFLTSTISVSAPSTGKKALVQEEFATQITANEVIAYPNPFTSVLNIDFYDLAPQSISVYSQNGSLVKEIHSVTKGLNTFDFNDLNTGIYFITYPGMKKAITVIKQ, translated from the coding sequence ATGAAACTAAAACTACTCTTAATCTTTGCAATTACTTTAATTTGCAATAATGCCTTTTCACAGAAAGGTTTGCTTATCTCAGAGATTCTGACGAATCCCAATGGTGATGATTCTCCATTAGAATATGTTGAACTTGTAGCCACAACTACAATTAATTTTGCAACTACACCTTATACAGTTGTTTTTACAGACAATGGTACGGCAACTTCAAACGGATGGAAAGCCGGAAGTTCTGTTACTTACGCTTTCTTAATCAACTCAGGATCAGTCACAGCTGGACAAGTTGTATATGTTGGAGGTTCTTCGATGTTGCCTTTAAGCCAAGGTGGAATTGCCTTAAAAACTAAAAATACCGGAACAACTGCGGGAGATAGTTTTGGTTCTAAAAATACTTCCGGAGTTTTAGGAAATGGCGGCAGCAATGCCGATGCTGTTGCGGTATTTGATGTAACAGCTTCTTCAATCTCGTCTTCTACCGTTCCTGTTGATGCTCTATTTTTTGGTGATGCTGTAAGAAGCGCTTTCAAAAGCTCTGGTTCTGGTTATCAATTGCCTGTAAATGATAAATATAATGGAGGAAAATTACAAACTTCTTCTTATTTGGCGCCAGATCCTGGAAGTGACGAATTAGTAAAAGCAACTTCTGGCGTTTACAACACGTCGACTAATACTTTTACAACAGCTCGTACATGGGCTTTGACAAGTACTACAAGTTATAATTCGACTTCTATAACTATTGCAGGAACGCCAGTTGGGAATGTTAATCCAACAATTACTTTGGCAACGCCAACAGTTTCAGGAAATGCTCCAGCAACTGTAAGTTTATCTGCAACTGCAACAGATTCTGACGGAACGATTTCTAAAGTTGAATTCTTTAACGGATCTACTTTGCTTACTTCTGTGACTTCTTCTCCATATACATATTTTTGGACAAATGTTGCTGCAGGTTCTTATTCGATTACAGCAAAAGCAACTGATAATAGCAATAATGCAACAGTTTCTTCTGTAAAAACGGTAACGGTAAACAGCACTGTAAATGTGGCGCCAACGCTAGTTTTTAATACAACGGCTTCAAAATTTGTGAGTTTATCAACTACTTCTGCAAAAGTGGGTTGTGTGATGAATAACAATACAGATCCTTTTATCGTTTCCGGTCTTGATATTACAGTAACTGATGATAATCTTGACGGACTAACATTCTCTATGACGAGTTCTAAAACAAGCGTGGTTCCAAACGCTAATTTTACGGTAACCGGAACTGGTAATGCGCGTAAACTCAGAATTAACCCAACAGGAGTTGGATATTCGACTTTAACCTTAAAAGTGACTGACGCTCAAGGCGGAAATAAATCTATAACGGTAAACGTGGCCGTTTCTCAAGCATTGGCTACAGCTTCTCTTAAAGATATTTATCACGCTGGTGTTGCCGATGGTTCGACTGCAATTCCTATTGATGAAAATTATATGTTTGCTGCCGATGATGAAACAAATGTGATTAAATTATTTAGCCGAAACAATTCGGGGCTTTCTGTTTATCAATTTGATGTGAATCAATATTTAGCTTTAAGCGGAACTGAAGTTGATATTGAAGCGTCTTTTAGAAGTACAACTAAACCAAATCGTATTTACTGGATTGGTTCTTTGAGTAATTCTAAATCCGGAGAAGCAAGAGCGGACAGAAACCGAATTTTTGCTACGGATATTGTAGGAACCGGAGCTAATGCAACGCTTGTTTTTGTTGGATATTACAGTAATCTTAGAAGTAAACTTATTACTTGGGGAAATAATAATGGTTACAATTTTACAGCAAAAGCTGCTACAGGAATTGAACCAAAACGTATAGATGGTTTTAATATTGAAGGTCTCGAAATGGGTCCTGACGGAACAACTCTTTATATTGGTTTTAGAGCGCCATATGTTGGAAGCGGAACTAACAAAGCGTTAATCTGTCCTTTGCAAAATTTTGAATCTTGGTTTGGAAACGGAAGCCCTTCTGCTAATCCTGTTTTTGGTTCTCCAATCGAATTAAACCTGAACAATCACGGAATTAGAAGTTTAGGTAAAAATGCTTCAAACAATTATATCATTGTAGCTGGAAGTTATGCTGCTACAGGAACGTTTGAATTATACTCATGGAATGGTCAAAGTGCAACTGCTCCGGTTTTACTTAATGCTAATTTAGCCAACCTTAAACCGGAAGGTATCGTAGATGTTCCGGCTGATATTTCGGGATCATTTACTTTAGATTTAGTGTCAGATTTGGGTTCAGACATTCCGTATAATGATGGTTTAGAAAACAAGGAAGTTGTAGAGCCAAATCACCGTAAATTTTTAACGTCAACTATTAGTGTAAGCGCTCCATCGACAGGTAAAAAAGCTCTTGTTCAGGAAGAATTTGCAACTCAAATTACAGCAAATGAAGTAATAGCATATCCAAATCCTTTTACTTCTGTACTAAATATCGATTTTTATGATCTTGCGCCTCAAAGTATTTCGGTTTATAGTCAAAACGGTTCGCTTGTAAAAGAGATACATTCGGTTACAAAAGGTTTAAATACATTTGATTTTAATGATTTAAATACCGGAATCTATTTTATTACTTATCCGGGAATGAAAAAAGCAATTACGGTTATTAAGCAATAA
- a CDS encoding phytanoyl-CoA dioxygenase family protein yields the protein MKEPFTILEKLWERTLNPSNTSSTNEIQNWDDEIKALYQLGIGMEDALQFLYFEKPDFETFKNWVNKKNKSNNSDSDGFTADVLSKEDLEFWDKNGYVIVKNAISKEDCETTQQAIWDFLEMDPNKKETWYNRHENQKGLMLNFSDHETLNKNRLSPRIKKAYEQLYNTDKIYKTIDKVSFNPPETSEFTFLGSPIHWDTSLKQPIKFGLQGLLYLTDCNIDEGAFHCVAGFHNEINHWLDNLQPDENPRDKAIATLQPKPIAGNAGDFIIWNNTLPHCATANKGKNPRMVQYLTYLPNEYNADGEWI from the coding sequence ATGAAAGAACCTTTTACTATTCTTGAAAAACTATGGGAACGAACTTTAAATCCTTCCAATACATCTTCAACGAATGAAATTCAAAACTGGGACGATGAAATAAAAGCGTTGTATCAATTGGGTATTGGTATGGAAGATGCGCTGCAATTTTTATACTTTGAAAAACCTGATTTCGAAACGTTTAAAAACTGGGTAAACAAGAAAAACAAAAGCAATAACTCCGATTCTGACGGTTTTACTGCCGATGTTCTTTCAAAAGAAGACCTTGAATTTTGGGATAAAAACGGCTATGTAATTGTAAAAAATGCGATCTCAAAAGAAGATTGTGAAACTACACAACAAGCAATTTGGGATTTCTTAGAAATGGATCCCAATAAAAAAGAAACCTGGTATAACAGACACGAAAATCAAAAAGGCTTAATGCTTAATTTTTCGGATCATGAAACCTTAAATAAAAACCGACTTTCGCCAAGAATAAAAAAAGCATACGAACAACTTTATAATACAGATAAAATCTATAAAACCATTGATAAAGTAAGTTTCAATCCTCCTGAAACCTCAGAATTTACTTTTTTAGGAAGTCCGATTCATTGGGATACAAGTTTAAAACAACCTATTAAATTTGGGCTTCAGGGACTACTCTATCTCACGGATTGTAACATTGATGAAGGAGCTTTTCATTGTGTTGCGGGATTTCACAATGAGATAAATCATTGGCTTGACAATCTCCAACCAGATGAAAACCCGAGAGATAAAGCAATTGCGACATTACAGCCGAAACCTATTGCTGGAAATGCCGGCGATTTTATAATCTGGAATAATACTTTACCGCATTGTGCTACAGCAAACAAAGGAAAAAATCCAAGAATGGTTCAGTATCTTACCTATTTACCAAATGAATATAATGCTGATGGAGAATGGATATAA
- a CDS encoding transglycosylase SLT domain-containing protein gives MKTKNTTLYFYILFLIPFFSQVIGQNKAITLKEKNNTYLDSVKKTFVKNTMSARVDSLWMKELTSLDTFNTLTADIENGALDQKIDLELPTELLKSRLAAMNAKSPFNIEYNPQLETVIKSFLKYRKKSFGRLMAASEYYFPLFEEALAKEKIPLEIKYLAVVESALNPKAVSNMGATGLWQFMYNTGKQYKLEIDSYVDERHDPLKSTEAAAKYMNSMYKAFGDWDLVLAAYNSGPGNVSKAINRSGGQKNYWNIRKNLPKETQGYIPAFLATMYLYEYHAEHGIKPEKALVKHFATDTIMIKKQMSFKQISDLIDIPIAQLELLNPSYKLNIIPVYDKQNHYLRLPQDKIAVFTSNEEKIYAYAEYQANLREKPSQNSMMIASKTTNSKKSATLEKGKYYVIQKGDTLGSIARKYSVSVSELKKME, from the coding sequence ATGAAAACAAAAAATACCACGCTGTACTTTTATATCCTATTTTTAATTCCATTCTTTTCGCAAGTAATTGGTCAGAATAAGGCAATCACTTTAAAAGAGAAAAACAATACTTACCTTGACTCTGTAAAAAAGACATTTGTCAAGAATACTATGTCTGCGCGTGTTGATAGCTTATGGATGAAGGAATTAACAAGTCTGGATACTTTTAATACGCTTACGGCTGATATTGAAAACGGTGCTCTTGATCAAAAAATTGATTTAGAATTACCTACTGAATTGCTTAAATCGAGATTAGCCGCTATGAATGCTAAATCGCCTTTTAATATTGAATATAATCCACAGCTTGAAACCGTTATTAAATCGTTTCTAAAATACAGAAAGAAATCATTTGGTCGATTAATGGCTGCTTCTGAATATTATTTCCCATTGTTTGAAGAAGCTTTAGCAAAAGAAAAAATTCCACTTGAGATCAAATATCTAGCCGTTGTAGAATCTGCTTTAAATCCAAAAGCGGTTTCGAATATGGGCGCAACAGGACTTTGGCAATTTATGTATAATACCGGAAAACAATATAAACTGGAAATAGATTCTTATGTTGACGAACGTCATGATCCTCTAAAATCTACAGAAGCTGCGGCAAAATACATGAATAGTATGTATAAAGCTTTTGGTGATTGGGATTTGGTTCTAGCCGCTTATAACTCTGGTCCAGGAAACGTTTCTAAAGCGATTAACCGTTCTGGCGGACAAAAAAATTACTGGAATATTAGAAAAAATTTACCAAAAGAAACACAAGGTTATATTCCTGCTTTTCTTGCTACAATGTACCTTTATGAATATCATGCTGAACATGGAATTAAACCCGAAAAAGCATTAGTAAAACATTTTGCCACAGATACCATAATGATCAAAAAGCAAATGAGTTTCAAGCAAATTTCTGACTTAATCGACATTCCAATAGCCCAATTAGAATTATTAAATCCTTCTTATAAATTGAATATTATTCCTGTTTATGACAAACAAAACCATTATCTAAGATTGCCACAGGATAAAATAGCCGTTTTTACTTCGAATGAAGAAAAAATCTATGCTTACGCTGAATATCAAGCAAATTTGCGTGAGAAACCGTCTCAGAATTCTATGATGATTGCATCTAAAACTACAAACTCAAAAAAGTCTGCAACACTTGAAAAAGGAAAATATTACGTTATTCAAAAAGGAGATACTTTGGGCAGCATCGCAAGAAAATATTCTGTAAGTGTTTCTGAACTAAAAAAAATGGAATAA
- a CDS encoding BlaI/MecI/CopY family transcriptional regulator, protein MIKLAKREEQIMQVFWDLDKAFIRDIIPLLPDPKPHYNSVATIVKILKDKEFLNSETAGNMHCFFPVISREEYQQFALKDIVSQYFDNSYPRMLAFFAKEQKLTENDLDEIVDIIKKGKI, encoded by the coding sequence ATGATAAAACTAGCCAAAAGAGAAGAACAAATCATGCAAGTGTTTTGGGATTTAGACAAAGCCTTTATAAGAGATATAATTCCATTATTGCCAGATCCAAAACCACACTATAATAGTGTAGCAACAATTGTCAAGATTCTTAAAGACAAAGAATTCCTAAATAGTGAAACGGCAGGGAATATGCATTGCTTTTTTCCGGTGATTAGTAGAGAAGAATACCAACAATTTGCATTGAAGGATATTGTTAGCCAGTATTTTGATAATTCTTACCCAAGAATGCTTGCCTTTTTTGCAAAAGAACAAAAGCTTACAGAAAATGATTTAGATGAAATCGTAGACATCATTAAAAAAGGAAAAATATGA
- a CDS encoding MFS transporter encodes MNSPIKAIHPIYNLQFGLVCLSSLLFSASFNMLIPELPEYLSNMGGAEYKGLIIALFTLTAGISRPFSGRLTDTLGRVPVMAVGSIVCFVCGILYPVLGTVSGFLFLRLIHGFSTGFKPTATAAYVADIVPRERWGEALGLHGLCFSIGMALGPAIGSTIKIYSSMNMLFYASSVFALMSIVILMNMKETLKNKQRFSLRILRISRNDIIAVEVLPAAIVTFLSYMAYGVILTLIPDWSQHLGIANKGLFFMVFTITSVMIRFGAGKASDKYGRLHIIAIGLFFLIMSLFIVGFSTSITGLLAGSALYGVSTGIVSPALNAWTVDMSFADHRGKAMATMYIALEAGIGLGALIAGWMYQDVIAKIPMLMYASAAMVFLALGYVLIRLRKVENA; translated from the coding sequence ATGAATTCCCCAATCAAAGCCATTCACCCAATCTATAATCTGCAATTTGGATTAGTTTGTTTAAGTTCCTTACTCTTTTCAGCGAGTTTTAATATGTTGATTCCGGAACTTCCTGAATATTTGAGTAATATGGGCGGAGCTGAGTATAAAGGATTAATTATTGCTCTTTTTACGTTAACGGCTGGAATTTCAAGACCTTTTAGCGGTCGATTGACAGATACTTTAGGTAGAGTTCCTGTTATGGCGGTTGGATCTATTGTTTGTTTTGTTTGTGGTATTCTTTATCCGGTTTTAGGCACGGTTTCCGGTTTTTTATTCCTGCGTTTGATTCATGGATTTTCTACAGGATTTAAACCTACAGCAACGGCAGCTTATGTTGCAGATATTGTTCCAAGAGAGCGTTGGGGAGAAGCTTTAGGATTGCATGGACTTTGTTTTTCGATAGGAATGGCTTTGGGACCAGCGATTGGAAGTACCATTAAAATATATTCTTCGATGAACATGCTTTTCTATGCATCTTCTGTTTTTGCCTTGATGTCGATCGTAATTTTGATGAACATGAAGGAAACTTTAAAAAATAAACAGCGTTTTAGCTTGCGTATTCTAAGGATTTCAAGAAATGACATTATAGCTGTAGAAGTATTGCCCGCAGCTATTGTAACGTTTCTTTCTTATATGGCTTATGGCGTGATTTTGACATTAATTCCGGATTGGAGTCAGCATTTAGGAATCGCCAATAAAGGATTGTTTTTTATGGTCTTTACAATTACTTCGGTAATGATTCGTTTTGGAGCCGGAAAAGCATCTGACAAATACGGTCGTTTGCATATAATAGCAATTGGTTTGTTCTTTTTGATTATGTCACTTTTCATTGTTGGATTCTCGACTTCAATCACAGGACTTTTAGCAGGATCTGCACTTTACGGAGTTTCTACCGGAATTGTTTCTCCGGCTTTAAACGCCTGGACGGTTGACATGAGTTTCGCCGATCATCGCGGAAAAGCTATGGCAACGATGTATATTGCTCTTGAAGCAGGAATTGGTCTTGGAGCACTTATTGCAGGATGGATGTATCAGGATGTGATTGCAAAAATCCCAATGCTTATGTACGCGAGCGCAGCAATGGTTTTCTTAGCATTAGGATATGTTTTGATTCGTTTGCGAAAAGTGGAAAACGCTTAA